The Phacochoerus africanus isolate WHEZ1 chromosome X, ROS_Pafr_v1, whole genome shotgun sequence genome has a segment encoding these proteins:
- the LOC125118756 gene encoding melanoma-associated antigen B10-like, producing the protein MPRGLKSKLRAREKRRQAREEPSGLVEAQAAALEEEESASSPSAHFKDVPQSSPTTGTPSSLQVSARVRSATMTAAGVSNTRFNEGATNQREERANAVQAQDALEHWPKGPIDKKVAMLVHYLLYKYQMKEPVTKADMLRNVIQMYKNHFYEILRKASDHLELVFGLDVKEVDPNRNTYVLVNKLELSYDSKLSDDREVPKTGLLMTVLGVIFTKGNRATEEQVWEVLNMMGLYAGRNNFIYGEPRKLITKDLVQENYLEYRQVPDSDPPRYEFLWGPRAHAETSKMKVLEFVAKIHDTVPTAFPTWYEEALRDEEERARARAAARARTAAIASARSKAIASSFSGPK; encoded by the coding sequence ATGCCTCGGGGCCTGAAGAGTAAGCTTCGTGCCCGTGAAAAACGCCGCCAGGCTCGAGAAGAACCCAGTGGTCTGGTAGAAGCTCAGGCTGCTGCACTAGAGGAGGAAGAGTCTGCTTCTTCCCCTTCTGCTCATTTCAAAGATGTTCCCCAGAGCTCACCTACCACCGGAACACCTAGCAGTCTTCAAGTATCTGCGAGAGTCCGCTCTGCCACCATGACCGCTGCAGGTGTTTCAAACACAAGATTTAATGAAGGTGCCACCAAtcaaagggaagaaagagcaaaTGCCGTACAGGCCCAAGATGCCCTTGAGCACTGGCCCAAAGGCCCCATAGACAAGAAGGTTGCTATGTTAGTGCATTACCTTCTGTATAAGTATCAAATGAAAGAGCCCGTTACCAAGGCAGATATGCTGAGAAATGTAATCCAGATGTATAAGAATCACTTCTATGAGATTCTTAGAAAAGCCTCTGATCATTTGGAGCTGGTTTTTGGCCTTGATGTGAAGGAAGTGGATCCCAACAGGAATACTTATGTCCTTGTCAACAAACTGGAATTAAGCTATGATTCAAAGCTGAGTGATGATAGAGAGGTTCCCAAGACCGGTCTGCTGATGACTGTTCTGGGTGTGATCTTCACAAAGGGCAACCGTGCCACTGAAGAGCAAGTATGGGAAGTGCTGAATATGATGGGGTTATATGCCGGGAGGAATAACTTCATCTATGGGGAGCCCAGGAAGCTCATCACCAAAGATTTGGTGCAGGAAAATTACCTAGAGTACCGCCAGGTGCCTGATAGTGATCCTCCTCGCTATGAGTTCCTGTGGGGCCCAAGAGCCCACGCTGAAACGAGCAAGATGAAAGTTCTCGAGTTTGTGGCCAAGATCCATGATACGGTCCCCACTGCTTTCCCCACCTGGTATGAGGAGGCTCTGAGAGATGAGGAAGAGAGAGCccgagccagagctgcagccagggcTCGCACTGCTGCCATAGCCAGTGCACGCTCCAAGGCCATAGCCAGCAGCTTTTCTGGCCCTAAGTGA